In the Clavelina lepadiformis chromosome 8, kaClaLepa1.1, whole genome shotgun sequence genome, one interval contains:
- the LOC143468171 gene encoding kynurenine--oxoglutarate transaminase 3-like, translating to MYTDTARRMLCKMLKTDSLLRMASTKISPASRLEGVDKNVWVEFSALAAKHKAVNVGQGFPDFSPPNHVKEALKNVGTMSTNDMIHQYTRGFGHPKLVNTLSKMFSPLFGVNIDPNKEVLVTVGAYGSLFCSIHAFIEEGDEVIIIEPFFDCYQPMVKVAGGTCRFIPLRPNSPKKGNFATSSDWTLDLDELESMFTKKTKAIILNTPNNPLGKVFTRDELQMIADLCVKYDCLCISDEVYEWLLYDHHEHVRIGSLPGMWDRTITIGSAGKTFSVTGWKIGWAMGSANLIRHLQTVWLNSTCGCPTPIQEAVAVGFEEEISRLGEEHSYFKELPRELKVKRDKIVKTLTEIGMMPIIPDGGYFMVADASNMKVDLSESENSGETWDYRLVKWLTANKKVATIPISAFYNSGLKSMGEKYIRFCFAKEDETLDKIEKIFKEWAKELR from the exons GGTTGAATTCTCTGCACTTGCAGCAAAGCACAAAGCAGTCAATGTTGGGCAAGGATTTCCTGACTTCAGCCCACCCAACCATGTTAAAGAAGCCTTGAAGAATGTCGGAACAATGAGTACAAATGACATGATCCACCAATACACAAGAGGCTTT GGCCATCCAAAGTTGGTCAACACACTGTCAAAAATGTTCAGCCCACTGTTTGGTGTCAACATTGACCCGAACAAAGAAGTTCTAGTCACTGTTGGAGCTTACGGGTCTTTGTTTTGTTCAATCCACGCTTTCATTGAAGAAGGTGACGAG GTCATTATAATTGAACCATTCTTCGATTGTTACCAGCCAATGGTGAAAGTTGCTGGTGGAACTTGTAGGTTCATTCCTCTGAGGCCG AATTCACCAAAGAAAGGAAATTTTGCCACTAGCAGTGACTGGACCCTTGATCTTGATGAACTGGAGTCGATGTTCaccaagaaaacaaaagcaattattCTAAATACCCCAAATAACCCTTTGGGTAAA GTTTTCACAAGAGATGAACTGCAGATGATTGCAGATCTTTGTGTAAAGTACGATTGTCTTTGTATATCGGATGAAGTTTATGAATGGCTTCTGTATGACCACCATGAGCATGTTAGGATAG GCTCTCTACCTGGGATGTGGGATCGCACGATAACCATCGGCAGCGCTGGCAAGACCTTCAGTGTTACTGGTTGGAAG ATTGGTTGGGCAATGGGATCAGCCAATTTAATACGACATCTGCAAACTGTTTGGCTGAACAGCACCTGTGGATGCCCCACACCTATTCAA GAGGCGGTTGCCGTTGGTTTCGAGGAGGAGATTTCACGCTTGGGCGAGGAGCACTCTTACTTCAAGGAGCTTCCACGAGAGTTGAAAGTGAAGCGAGACAAGATCGTGAAAACTTTAACAGAAATTGGAATGATGCCAATCATACCAGACGGAGGATACTTCATGGTGGCCGACGCTTCAAATATGA AGGTTGACTTGAGTGAGAGCGAGAACTCCGGTGAGACATGGGATTACCGCTTGGTCAAGTGGCTCACAGCCAACAAGAAGGTGGCCACAATTCCCATCTCTGCATTCTACAACAGTGGCCTCAAGTCCATGGGAGAGAAATATATTcggttttgttttgcaaag gaaGATGAAACTTTGGATAAAATCGAAAAGATTTTTAAGGAATGGGCCAAAGAACTCCgatga
- the LOC143468173 gene encoding kynurenine--oxoglutarate transaminase 3-like gives MYTDTARRILCKMLKTDSLLRMASTKISPASRLEGVDKNVWVEFSALAAKHKAVNVGQGFPDFSPPNHVKEALKNVGTMSTNDMIHQYTRGFGHPKLVNTLSKMFSPLFGVNIDPNKEVLVTVGAYGSLFCSIHAFIDEGDEVIIIEPFFDCYQPMVKVAGGTCRFIPLRPNSPKKGNFATSSDWTLDPDELESMFTKKTKAIILNTPNNPLGKVFTRDELQMIADLCVKYDCLCISDEVYEWLLYDHHEHVRIGSLPGMWDRTITIGSAGKTFSVTGWKIGWAMGSANLIRHLQTVWQNSTYACPTPIQEAVAVGFEEEISRLGEEHSYFKELPRELKVKRDKIVKTLTEIGMMPIIPDGGYFMVADASNMKVDLSESENSGETWDYRLVKWLTANKKVATIPISAFYSSGHKSMGEKYIRFCFAKEDETLDKMEKIFKEWAKEM, from the exons ATGTATACCGATACTGCAAGAAGAATACTGTGTAAAATGCTG aaaactGACTCATTACTTAGAATGGCATCTACAAAAATATCTCCTGCTTCCAGACTGGAGGGAGTGGACAAGAATGTCTG GGTTGAATTCTCTGCACTTGCAGCAAAGCACAAAGCAGTCAATGTTGGGCAAGGATTTCCTGACTTCAGCCCACCCAACCATGTTAAAGAAGCCTTGAAGAATGTCGGAACAATGAGTACAAATGACATGATCCACCAGTACACAAGAGGCTTT GGCCATCCAAAGTTGGTCAACACACTGTCAAAAATGTTCAGCCCGCTGTTTGGTGTCAACATTGACCCGAACAAAGAAGTTCTAGTCACTGTTGGAGCTTACGGGTCTTTGTTTTGTTCAATCCACGCTTTCATTGATGAAGGTGACGAG GTCATTATAATTGAACCATTCTTCGATTGTTACCAGCCAATGGTGAAAGTTGCTGGTGGAACTTGTAGGTTTATTCCTCTGAGGCCG AATTCACCAAAGAAAGGAAATTTTGCCACTAGCAGTGACTGGACCCTTGATCCTGATGAACTGGAGTCGATGTTCaccaagaaaacaaaagcaattattCTAAATACCCCAAATAACCCTTTGGGTAAA GTTTTCACAAGAGATGAACTGCAGATGATTGCAGATCTTTGTGTAAAGTACGATTGTCTTTGTATATCGGATGAAGTGTATGAATGGCTTCTGTATGACCATCATGAGCATGTTAGGATAG GCTCTCTACCTGGGATGTGGGATCGCACGATAACCATCGGCAGCGCTGGCAAGACCTTCAGTGTTACTGGTTGGAAG ATTGGTTGGGCAATGGGATCAGCCAATTTAATACGACATCTGCAAACTGTTTGGCAGAACAGCACCTATGCGTGCCCTACACCCATTCAA GAGGCGGTTGCCGTTGGTTTCGAGGAGGAGATCTCACGCTTGGGCGAGGAGCACTCTTACTTCAAGGAGCTTCCACGAGAGTTGAAAGTGAAACGAGACAAGATCGTGAAAACTTTAACAGAAATTGGAATGATGCCAATCATACCAGACGGGGGGTACTTCATGGTGGCCGACGCTTCAAATATGA AGGTTGACTTGAGTGAGAGCGAGAACTCCGGTGAGACATGGGATTACCGCTTGGTCAAGTGGCTCACAGCCAACAAGAAGGTGGCCACAATCCCCATCTCTGCATTCTACAGCAGTGGCCACAAGTCCATGGGAGAGAAATATATTcggttttgttttgcaaag GAAGATGAAACTTTGGATAAAATGGAGAAGATTTTTAAGGAATGGGCCAAAGAAatgtga
- the LOC143468174 gene encoding glutathione S-transferase 1-like produces MPTYKLVYFDGRGRAELPRMLFAEAGVKYEDFRVKENWASEKPKTPFGKLPVLTVDGGEPLAESGAIVRYLAREFDLDGGSSIHAAQADMIHTAVIDLSNDFPYFEEDKAKLAERVKTLEEKKANLVFEKIEERLKASGSQFLVARKLTYADIAVASFVDAFKDFDDSFIKKFPCLDALQQRIASRPNIKKWFDNRPKTMF; encoded by the exons ATGCCTACTTACAAGCTAGTTTACTTCGACGGTAGAGGGCGCGCTGAGTTGCCTCGCATGTTGTTTGCTGAAGCTGGCGTAAAATATGAAGATTTTCGGGTCAAAGAGAACTGGGCCTCCGAAAAACCAA aaactccttTCGGGAAACTCCCTGTCTTAACTGTCGATGGTGGAGAACCGCTGGCCGAAAGTGGCGCTATTGTGCGCTATCTGGCTAGGGAATTTGATCTCGATGGTGGAAGCTCCATTCACGCAGCGCAAGCAGATATGATCCACACCGCCGTCATCGATCTTTCCAATGATTTCCCCTATTTTGAAGAAGATAAAGCGAAATTA GCGGAGAGAGTGAAAACTTTAGAAGAGAAGAAAGCGAACCTCGTCTTTGAAAAGATCGAAGAACGACTGAAGGCGTCTGGAAGCCAATTTCTGGTCGCTCGG aAACTAACTTATGCTGACATAGCTGTGGCAAGCTTCGTGGATGCGTTTAAGGATTTCGACGATTCGTTCATAAAGAAGTTTCCGTGCTTGGACGCTCTGCAGCAACGGATCGCGTCAAGaccaaatataaaaaaatggtTCGATAACCGACCAAAAACGATGTTCTAA
- the LOC143468999 gene encoding lactadherin-like: protein MLRLTFWLGLCASLTSNLVTQGLTESDERVCFAVTQLRGTGDGQCACSNDDIRRIIRDELGDVLDSIDRLQDMISDINCGGGGSTGSSPGPSRDPCNPDPCSGQGVCRRQGNNNFLCQCNPGFVGLDCSASNVGSCAISVGITDSRVPDSAITASSIYSHHYEAHYGRLNRRVGRGQAWFPARPYRAGEWIQVDLAAPTTVVAVATQGSPRGHWWVTSYKVNYKAATNLFQAVSSNTGSLIFQGNRDRNTAVRNNFAKPVRSRYFRLVVQTWHREPGLRLDYFTCQTTVF from the exons ATGTTGCGTCTTACTTTCTGGCTTGGCCTGTGCGCATCACTTACTTCGAACCTGGTCACTCAAGGTCTGACAGAGTCAGACGAACGTGTTTGTTTCGCCGTCACTCAACTTCGGGGTACTGGGGACGGACAATGCGCATGCTCGAACGATGACATTCGGCGCATTATAAGGGACGAACTAGGAGATGTGTTAG ATTCAATCGACCGGTTGCAAGACATGATCTCTGACATTAATTGTGGTGGAGGCGGCTCAACTGGCTCATCCCCTG GTCCGAGCAGAGATCCTTGTAACCCTGACCCTTGCTCTGGTCAAGGAGTCTGCAGAAGGCAAGGCAACAACAACTTCTTATGCCAATGCAATCCAGGCTTTGTCGGGCTAGATTGTTCTGCGAGCAATG TGGGTAGCTGCGCGATTTCTGTCGGGATAACGGACAGTCGTGTACCGGACAGCGCAATAACAGCTTCGTCGATCTATTCTCACCACTACGAAGCTCATTACGGGAGACTTAATCGAAGAGTAGGACGTGGACAGGCTTGGTTCCCGGCAAGAC CTTATCGTGCTGGTGAATGGATTCAGGTCGATTTAGCTGCACCGAcaactgttgttgccgtggcaACGCAAGGTAGCCCACGTGGTCATTGGTGGGTTACCAGCTATAAGGTGAACTACAAAGCGGCGACAAATTTGTTCCAGGCCGTATCAAGCAACACCGGAAGCTTG ATCTTCCAAGGCAACAGGGACCGTAACACGGCAGTCCGAAACAACTTCGCCAAACCGGTTAGGAGCAGATATTTCCGGCTTGTTGTCCAAACGTGGCACAGGGAACCAGGACTTCGTCTTGATTACTTCACTTGCCAAACAACTGTTTTTTAG
- the LOC143468635 gene encoding uncharacterized protein LOC143468635: MICFYSTMRKCKNDPDRFCYICGKVTLRSRQAKITQFVKKAYYAYFGVKLGDQDKAFAPHICCRACVENLRLWSLKKIKSLPFGIPMVWREGKDHVTDCYFCMTNLQGINRKNKQHVKYPDVPSAMKPVPHGPGIPVPEPPGEISEMECCSSAASKASEQDTWDAEQSTSQPKPLTQLELNDLTRDLNLTKESAQLLGSRLRENNLLAPCTTYFWYRYEDK, translated from the exons atgatttgtttttacagtacaaTGAGAAAGTGCAAAAATGATCCAGACAGGTTCTGTTACATATGTGGCAAGGTCACCCTGCGCAGTCGCCAAGCAAAAATTACgcagtttgttaaaaaagcaTATTATGCGTATTTTGGAGTAAAACTAGGCGATCAGGACAAGGCATTTGCTCCGCACATATGTTGTAGAGCATGCGTTGAAAACTTGAGATTATGGAGcctaaagaaaataaagagcCTTCCTTTCGGTATTCCTATGGTATGGAGAGAAGGAAAAGACCATGTCactgattgttatttttgcatgacCAACTTACAAG gaATAAACCGGAAGAACAAACAACATGTGAAGTACCCTGATGTTCCTTCAGCCATGAAACCAGTACCACATGGCCCTGGTATTCCTGTTCCAGAACCACCTGGAGAAATAAGTGAAATGGAGTGTTGTTCATCTGCAGCGAGCAAAGCAAGTGAACAAGACACATGGGATGCAGAGCAAAGTACAAGCCAACCGAAGCCTCTTACACAGCTTGAGCTGAATGACCTAACACGAGATTTAAATCTCACCAAAGAATCCGCTCAGCTCCTAGGATCACGACTACGTGAGAACAACTTGCTAGCTCCATGCACCACATATTTCTGGTATCGGTATGAAGATAAAtag